The genomic DNA GACAGATACTCGGTGTACGCCTCGTCGAGCACGACGACCACGTGACCCGGCACCTTGTCGAGAAACGCCTCGAGCGACGGACCGTCGACGAACGTGCCGGTCGGATTGTTCGGATTCGCGACGAACACGAGACGCGTGTCGTCGTCGATCGCAGCGAGCATCGCGGCGAGGTCATGACCGTAGCGCACGGCCGGCACCACGATCGCGCGCGCCCCGACGCCTTGCGTCGCGAGTGCGTACACCGCGAACGAATACTGTGAGAACACGACCGCCTGGCCCTTCTCGACGAACGCATGCGCAGCGAGTTCGAGGATGTCGTTGCTGCCGTTGCCGAGCGTGATCCATTCGGCCGGCACGCCGTAGCGCGCGGCGAGCGCCGCCTTCAGCTCGAAGCCGTTCGAGTCCGGATAGCGGCCGAGACCGGCGATCGCCTGCGCCATCGCGCGCTGCGCGGACTCGGGCATGCCGAGCGGGTTTTCGTTCGATGCCAGCTTCACGATGCTCGCCTCTTCGAGACCGAACTCGCGGGCCACTTCCGAAATCGGCTTGCCGGCGATGTACGGCGCGATCGCACGCACATAGGAAGGGCCGAAAGACGCTGTCATGAAAAATCTCCGAACGACGATGGATAGTGAATCTGCTTTCGGGCAGCGCACGCGACGCCGCCCAGACTGCGCTGCCAGCCCCTAGCGGGCGCGCGGATACGAGCCGAGTATCTTCAGGAACGCGGCCTTCTCACCGAGCCCAGCGAGTGCGGCGGCCACGGCCGGATCGTCGCGATGGCCCTCGACGTCGATATAGAAGTAGTACTCCCACGTGCCGATGCGCGCCGGACGCGATTCGAAACGTGTCATCGACACGCCGTGGCGCGCGAGCGGCTCGAGCAGCTTGACCATCGCGCCCGGTTCGTTCGCGACCGACGCGATCAGCGAGGTCTGGTCGTAGCCGCTCGGACCGGTCGGCTCCTTGCCGATCATCACGAAGCGCGTGCGGTTGTGCGGATCGTCCTGGATCAGCGCGTTGGTGACCTGCAGGCCGTAGTGGATCGCGGCGCGATCGCCCGCGATGGCCGCGACAGTCGGATCTTCGGCCGCCATCCGTGCGGCTTCCGCATTGCTCGACACCGCCTGGCGCTCGAGGTGCGGAGCGTTGGTCGACAGCCAGCGCTGGCACTGCGCGAGCGCCTGCGCGTGCGCGCACACGCGCGTAACGCCGGCGAGCCCGTTTTGCGTGAGCAGATTGTGATGAATCGGCAAAGCGAGTTCGCCGCCGATGGTCAGTTGCGTTTGCAGCAGCAGATCCAGTGTGCGCGACACCGCGCCTTCGGTCGAATTCTCGACTGGCACGACGCCGTAGTCGGCGGCGCCCGCCTCGACCGAGCGGAATACTTCGTCGATCGAAGGGCACGGCAGACCTTCGATCGACTGACCGAAGTACTCGTGCATCGCCTGCTCGGTATAGGTGCCGACCGGTCCGAGGTAGGCGGCCTTGATGGTCTTTTCGAGCGCGCGGCTCGCCGCCATGATCTCGCGCCAGATCGCGCCGATGTGTTCGTCCGAGAGCGGCCCCGCGCTCATTTCCTGCAGGCGCGCGATCACCTGCATCTCGCGCTCGGGTCGGAACACCGGCGCGTTGAAATGCTTCTTGACCTCGCCCACTTCGAGCGCGACCGAGGCGCGCTGGTTCAGGAGCGCGATCAGCTGCGCGTCGAGCGCGTCGATACGATCGCGCAGAGGTTTGAGTCGTGTATTGAGTTCGTCGTCCATGCGTGAAAACGGCCCTGCCGGGTAACTGCTGGAAAAGTGCGCGCGCCTGCCGGTCAGTGTGACTCAGGCGCTCCGCTGTTCGAATTCCTTCATGTATTCGACAAGCGCTTTGACGCCTTCGAGCGGGACGGCGTTATAAATCGACGCCCGCATGCCGCCGACGGACTTGTGGCCCTTTAGCTGCACCAATCCCCGCGCTTTCGCGCCGGACAGGAAATCTTCGTTGCGCGACTCGTCGGCGAGGAAGAACGGTACGTTCATCCGCGAGCGCGAGCCACGCTCGACCTTGTTCAGATAGAAGCTGCTCGAGTCGATCGTGTCGTACAGCAGCTTCGCTTTTTCGAGGTTGCGCGCCTCCATCGCCACGAGGCCGCCCTGCTTCTTCAACCACTTGAACACGAGCCCGGCGATGTAGATCGCGTAGGTGGGCGGCGTGTTGTACATCGAATTGTTCTCGGCGACGGTCTTCCATTCGAACGCGGACGGGCAGATCGGCATCGCGCGATCGAGCATGTCCTCACGCACGATCACGACCGTGACGCCGGCCATGCCGATGTTCTTCTGCGCACCGCCGAATAGCACGCCGTATTTGGCGATGTCCATCGGGCGAGACAGGATATGCGACGACGCGTCCGCGACAAGCGGAATGTCGCCGAGGTCGGGAATCTCGAACGTTTCGACGCCGTGAATGGTCTCGTTCGTGCACAGGTGCACGTAGGCCGGATCGTCCGAGAGCTGCCACTCCGAACGCGCCGGCGCACGGGTGAAGCCCTCGGCCGTCTTGCCGGTCGCGGCCAGATGAACGCTGCCGTATTTTTCCGCTTCCTTGAACGACTTCTGCGACCACGAACCGGTCACGACGAAATCCGCGCGCGGTTTCGAGCCGAGCAGATTCATGGGCACGATCGCGTTTTCGCCGAGCCCGCCACCCTGCAAAAACAGGATGCGGTGACTTGCCGGTACCCGCAGCAGCTCGCGCAGGTCTGTCAGCGCTTCCTCGTGGATCGACATGAATTCCTTGCCGCGATGGCTCATTTCCATCACGCTCATACCGCTGCCTTGCCAGTTCAGCATCTCGTCGGCTGCCTGGCGCAGCACTTCTTCGGGCATGGCCGCCGGGCCGGCGGAGAAATTAAAGACGCGCATGTGAGGTCCTGGAAGCGGTGCGAATAAAGCGGAGTCGCGCGAAAAGCGGCGAAAAGATCTGCGAAATTACTCGCCGAAAAAAGAAAATGACCGTCTGCGCCAGTGCGCAAACGGCCATTATCGCATTGTCGCCGCCAACCCGCCACGCCGTATGGTCCAGCGGGTGCGCCTGCCGGGCACTTACCCGGCGGACGCGGCGTCAGGCTGCCTGCTCAACGCAGCCTTGCGAGCGGAACTTACTTGGCAGCCGGCTTGACCGATGCGACTTCCTTGTCGGCCTGGTCACGCGTTGCCTTGATCGATTCCGGCATGTACTTCTGCATCAGGCTGTTCACGACGTCGCGGCCAACCTGGTCTTGCACCTGGATGAACTTGCGGCCGGTCGGGCTCTTGTAGAACGTGGTCAGATCCTTGATTTCCGACGTGCTGTAGTACTTCGCGTACGCGTCGTACTGAGCCTGCATTGCGTCCTGGCGGAAAGAGTCGGTTGCGAAGACCTGGCCCGCGCTGTCGACCAGCTTCGGCACCGAGTTCTTCTGCAACGTCGGCACGGCCGCCTGCTTCTGCTTGTCCGTCATCGTCTTGTTCTCGGTCAGCGCGTCCGACAGGATTGCCGGCACGAGCTGCTTGGCCTGCATCTGCGCGCTGTTGCCGATTGCACCAACCAGCTTCTGCGCGTCGATGGCGTCGAGCAGATCCTTGATGGCAGCCTGCTTGGCCGGATCAACCGGTGCTGCTGCAGCAGCCGGAGCTGCGGGCGCCTGGTTTTGCAGCGCTTGAGCCATGGCGAAGGTCGGCACGATGGCAGCCAGCAACATCAGTTGTTTGAATCGTTTTTGCATCATTACTCCCTAAGAGAAATTAACTTGAACTGCACGCTGCATGGGAAAGCGTACCGGCCCGATACGCGGTGACCCGCAGCGTAGCTTCAACGTATTAACTGAGACTGAAAGCCACTGGCACGGATCAAGCCGCACCGCCACTCTCGCCGCCGTTGTCACCTTCAGCGGAGCCGTCGGAATCGCTTTCCGACTCGCCCTCGGCCTCAGCAACCTGTTGCAGACCAGACAGCTTGGTCCCTTCGTCAAGGCTGATGAGTGTAACACCTTGCGTTGCGCGTCCCATTTCGCGGATTTCCGACACGCGCGTGCGAATCAGCACGCCCGTCGTAGTAATCAGCATGATCTGCGCTTCCGGATCCACCAGCGTCGCGGCAACCACCTTGCCATTGCGCTCCGAGGTCTGGATCGCGATCATGCCCTTCGTGCCGCGGCCGTGACGCGTGTACTCAGTGATCGGCGTGCGCTTGCCGAAGCCGTTCTCGGTCGCAGTGAGCACCGACTGCTGCTCGTCGCCGGCCACCAGCAACGCGATGACGTTCTGACTGTCCTCAAGCTGCATGCCGCGCACGCCGCGCGCCTCGCGGCCCATCGGACGCACGTCGTTTTCGTCGAAGCGCACCGCCTTGCCGGAATCCGAGAACAGCATGACGTCGTGCTGGCCGTCGGTGATCGCGGCGCCGATCAGGTAATCGCCCTCATCGAGACCGACCGCAATAATACCCTTGCGCAGCGGCCGGCTGAATGCTTCCAGCGGCGTCTTTTTTACCGTTCCTAACGCGGTGGCCATGAACACGAACTTGTCGGCCGAGAATTCCTTGACCGGCAGCACAACCGTGATCTTTTCACCTTCCTGCAGCGGGAACATATTGACGATCGGCCGGCCGCGCGAATTGCGCGAACCCTGCGGCACTTCGTAGACCTTGACCCAGTACACGCGGCCGCGGTTCGAGAAGCACAGGATGTGGTCGTGCGTATTGGCGATGAATAGCGTGTCGATCCAGTCGTCTTCCTTCATGGAAGTGGCCTGCTTGCCACGACCACCGCGCTTCTGGGCCCGATATTCGGACAACGGCTGCGATTTCACGTAGCCCGCGTGCGACATCGTCACGACCATTTCCTGCGGCGTGATCAGATCTTCGGTGTTCAGCTCGGTCGCGTTCAGCTCGATCTTCGAGCGGCGCGCATCACCGAATTCGGCCTTGATCGACGTGAGTTCGTCGACGATGATCGCCGAGATCCGTTCCGGACGAGCCAGAATGTCGAGCAGGTCGGCAATCTGCGCCATCACGTCGCGGTATTCCCCGATGATCTTGTCCTGCTCGAGACCGGTCAGGCGCTGCAGACGCATCTGCAGGATTTCCTGGGCCTGGGTATCGGACAGACGGTAGAGCCCGTCAGCCTGCATACCAAACGACGGGTTCAGCCCCTCTGGACGGTAAGCTTCGCGGCCGCCGGCAGTCGCGTTCTCCGTCTCGGCGCGCGACAGCATTTCGCGCACGAGCGACGAATCCCACGCGCGCGCCATCAATTCCTGCTTGGCGATAGGCGGCGTCGGCGCGGCCTTGATGAGCGCGATGAATTCGTCGATGTTCGCGAGCGCAACCGCGAGACCTTCGAGCACGTGGCCACGTTCGCGCGCCTTGCGCAGTTCGAAGACCGTGCGCCGCGTCAGCACTTCCCGGCGATGCGACAGGAAACACGTCAGCATTTCCTTCAGATTCAACAGCTTCGGCTGGCCGTCGACGAGCGCGACCATGTTCATGCCAAAGGTGTCCTGAAGCTGGGTCGCCTTGTACAGATTGTTCAGCACGACTTCGGGCACTTCACCGCGCTTCAGCTCGATCACGACGCGCATGCCGCTCTTGTCGGATTCGTCGCGGATGTCGGAAATGCCTTCGAGCTTCTTCTCGTTGACGAGCTCGGCAATGCGCTCGAGCAACGAGCGCTTGTTCACCTGATACGGCAGCTCGTCAACGATGATCGCCATGCGCTGACCGCGATCGATTTCCTCGAAGTGCGTGAGCGCGCGCATGACGACGCGGCCGCGACCGGTGCGATAGCCGTCGCGCACGCCGGCCACGCCGTAGATGATGCCGGCGGTCGGGAAATCGGGTGCCGGGATGATCTCGATCAGCTCGTCGATCGTTGCTTCGGGGTTTTTCAGCAGATGCTGACAGGCGTCGACGACTTCATTGAGATTATGTGGCGGGATGTTGGTCGCCATGCCGACCGCAATGCCGGACGAGCCGTTGATCAGCAGGTTCGGGATGCGCGCGGGCAGGATGGCCGGTTCGTTTTCGCTGCCGTCGTAGTTCGGTACGAAGTCGACCGTTTCCTTGTCGATGTCGGCCAGCAGTTCGTGGCCGATCTTCGCCATGCGGATTTCGGTGTAACGCATCGCCGCGGCGTTGTCGCCGTCGACCGAACCGAAGTTGCCCTGGCCGTCGACGAGCATGTAGCGCAACGAGAAGTCCTGCGCCATCCGGACAATCGTGTCGTAGACAGCCGTGTCGCCGTGCGGATGGTATTTACCGATGACGTCGCCGACGATACGCGCCGACTTCTTGTAAGCACGGTTCCAGTCGTTGTTCAACTCGTGCATCGCGTACAGCACGCGCCGGTGCACCGGCTTCAGGCCATCGCGGACATCGGGAAGCGCTCGCCCTACGATCACGCTCATCGCGTAATCGAGATACGAACGGCGCATTTCCTCCTCTAGGGAGATTGGCAAAGTCTCTTTGGCGAATTGATCCATTATCCGTATCTTTTACGTGCGAAGGCGAGGGGTTCGCTGCATCTTCGCGTAAGCATTGCAGGCGCAACGCATCACGCGATTCTAACATGCCGCGCATCTGCCCCCGACGACGCTACGCGTACACCGTATACATATTAGAGGGGCACCCGCCAACACCTCGCCGAAAACGCATTTTCCGCCCCGTCAGGCTCGATTCGTGCGTGGGGCCAATTCGCCGCTCAGGCAGAGCTGGCGGACCGCCCAGGCGAAAACATTTGTTGCTCATGCACCACAATTGGAGGGGGAATTGATAGGGGGCAGATTTTTTTTTCGTCGGAAGGGAACGATATGGCAAAATGCCAACGCACAAAGAGTCAGACACTGCTCGAAGTCTACACAGACAGTTTTTGTTCAGCACCAATGTTATACTTCGAGCAATGTATGACTGGTCTTCGTCAACAGGCTCGCAGTAAACCTGCGGTAATCTCAATTTCGAGAGGAGAAATATGAATAAACTTTCAAAGCTCGCGTTCATTGCAGCTACCGCAGTTATGGCTGCATCCGCCATGGCGCAGTCGGTGCCGGCGTCGCGACAAGCTACCAACGACAACTGGGTGAATGGTACTGGCGAATACGTGTGGATGAACGGCACGAACGAGCTTTGCTGGCGCGATGCATTCTGGACGCCCGCAACGGCTAACGCCAAGTGCGACGGCGCTCTGGTTGCTCAGGCTCCGACCCCGCCGGCACCGGTCCCGCCGGCTCCGGCTATCACCAGCCAAAAGATTACGTATCAAGCTGATGCGCTGTTCGACTTTGACAAGGCAATCCTGAAGCCGGCTGGCAAGGAACGTCTGAGCGAACTGGCATCGAAGATTCAGGGCATCAATCTCGAAGTCGTCGTCGCTACGGGCCACACCGACCGCATCGGTTCGGACGCCTACAACGACCGTCTGTCGCTGCGTCGCGCTCAAGCTGTGAAGGCCTTCCTGGTCAGCCAGGGCGTCGAAGCCAACCGTATCTACACGGAAGGCAAGGGCCGTCGCAACCCGGTTACCACCGGTTGCAACCAGAAGAACCGCAAGCAACTCATCGCCTGCCTCGCACCGGACCGCCGCGTGGAAGTCGAAGTTGTCGGTACGCCGAAGCAGTAAGCTGCAAATTACCGCAGTATCGAAAGCCCCGCTTCGGCGGGGCTTTTTTTATCCACGGCTGCCGCGTCGATGCGTGACGCGCGATGGCGGCAAACGCCTCCCGCTCCATCGCTAGCGGCCCGCCGTTTGCATCAGCGCCTCGCCGCCCGCCGCGTTTTTGCCGCCCTTTCTCTTGCCCTATATACTTAGGGTTTATCCTCGAGCGTCCGCTCACCGCTTTCATCGAGGCAGCCTTCGCCATGACCAACGCCGATCCCCACGAACTACAGAAATTCAGCGACCTCGCTCATCGGTGGTGGGACCCAAACGCCGAGTTCAAACCGCTGCACGAACTGAACCCGATTCGCCTGAGCTGGATCGACGCGCACGCGCATCTCGCGGGCAAAAAGGTGCTCGATATCGGCTGCGGCGGGGGCATTCTCTCTGAATCCATGGCAGGTTTGGGTGCCCACGTGAAGGGCATCGACCTGTCGACTCAGGCACTCGGCGTCGCCGATCTTCACAGTCTTGAAAGCGGTGTATCCGTCGATTACGAAGAAATCGCGGCCGAGGCGCTCGCCGCGCGCGAACCGGGCACTTATGACGTGATCACCTGCATGGAAATGCTCGAGCACGTGCCCCAGCCCGCCGCAATCGTCGAAGCCTGCAAGAATCTCGTGAAGCCTGGCGGCTGGGTGTTCTTCTCCACGCTGAACCGCAACGTGAAGTCGTATCTGTTCGCGGTTATTGGTGCCGAATACATCGCGCGAATGCTGCCGAAGGGTACGCACGACTACGCGCGCTTCATCCGCCCGTCTGAGCTCGCGGGCTTCGTGCGCGTCGCCGGCCTGCGCACGGATGACATCAAGGGCATCGTCTACAACCCGCTCAGCAAGCATTTCACGCTGTCGTCCGACACGAGCGTCAACTATCTGCTCGCCTGCCGCCGCGACGCCTGAATTGCCAGAACCATCCCGATCCGCCGCATCCGAAACGCACAATGAGCGACCCGACTCCCCTGCCCCAACGCGAAGACAACGACAACCTGCTCGGCTTTTGCCTCGCGGTGCTTTTCGACCTCGACGGCACGCTAGCCGACACAGCGCCCGACCTTGCGGCTGCCGTCAACAAAATGCGCCACGACCGCGGACTCGAGATGGTGCCGCTCGAAAAGCTGCGACCGCTGGCATCAGCCGGAGCGCGCGGACTGATCTGTGGTGCGTTCGGCATCGGACCCGACCATCATGAATTCGCGTCGATGCGCGAGGAGTTTCTCGCGAACTACGAAGCAGATCTGTGCATCGAGACGACGCTCTTTCCGGGCATCGCGGAAGTGCTCGACGAACTCGACGCGCGCGGCGTGCGCTGGGGCATCGTCACGAACAAGGTCGCGCGTCTCACCGAGCCGCTCGTCGCGCAACTCGGGCTCGAGGAGCGCGCAGGCTGCGTGGTGAGCGGCGACACGACCCCGCATTCGAAGCCGCACCCCGCGCCGCTGCTGCACGCGGCGCGTGAGCTGGACGTCGCGCCGGAGCGCGTCGTCTATATCGGCGACGATCTGCGCGACGTGCAGGCGGGTTTTGCCGCCGGCATGAAGACCGTCGCAGCGGCGTACGGCTATTGCGGCAACGACATTCCGCCGACACGGTGGCACGCGCAGCATGTCGTGCAATCGCCGGCTGAGTTGCAGACACTGCTGCGCGATATCAGCTGACAGATCGGCTGAAGGGCGCGTGCGACACACTCGCTAACCAAGTTACATGATTCGGCGGCCACCCAGGACACACGACGTGGCCGTCGATCTATTGTAAAATGTCGCTTGGCTCATAAATATGAGCAACGAACCGCGGGGGCGACCTGGTTTCGACAGGGGTTGCGAAGCGGCTAGGGCATGTCGAGGACCCGTCACCTCGTTAATCAATGGGAAAAACGTAACTGCAAACGACGATACGTTCGCACTGGCAGCCTAAGGGCCGCCGTCCTCTGCCTAGTTCACTGACGGGCTAGTGTCGCAAGACCGGTAGCAATACCGACAGAGGTCATATACGTCAGTTAAGCCTTGGCGGCGTCACGACGCCCGGGTCGAAAACTTAGTGAATCGCCGTAGCGCAGCGTGTTCGTCCGCGTCGCTGCGGTTAAATCAAAAGACAGAACTAAACATGTAGAACTGGTCGTAGAGGACTTCTGGACGCGGGTTCGATTCCCGCCGCCTCCACCAAACACATCGGAACGTTCGCAATGAACGGCCTCGAAAGACCCCGGTAGGGCTGAGCGCTGCCGGGGTCTTTTATTTTGGCGGCATCGCCCGCAACGCTTCGCGGCCGAATCAGCCCCCCCTCACCTGACGGCACACACTCCGCGACCCAGCCTATCCGCGTCCGCTACCTATACTCGAAGCGCGTCGCCGCTCGTCAACCATGTCGTCAAAACAGGAGCACGCATCATGCGTAAGACCATCGTCTTGCTGGCCCCGCTCGTGTTCGCCGCGCTGCACGCCAGCGCCTTCGCCGATCCGCCCAAACTGTCCGGCGGCCGCATCGTCGCCGCCGACGGCATGACGCTCTACACGTTCGACAAGGACACCACACCGGGCGTCAGCGCCTGCACCGGCGACTGCATGAGCAACTGGCCGGCGGCAACGGCGTCGCCGACCGACAAGCCGTCGGGCGACTGGACGCTGATCCCGAGCGCCGACGGCAAGCAACAATGGGCGTACAAGGGCCATCCGCTGTATCACTACGCGGCCGACAAGCAGGCGGGCGATGCCAAGGGAGACGGCTTCAAGGAAATCTGGCACATCGCCAAACCCTGAGGAACGGGACCGGCCGGCAGATGGACCGGCATCTCGCCAGTCACAAAGCACAACGCCGACCTACAGGCCGGCGTTGCGTCACACCTCGAAGCTCGAGCAAAGCCCGAGCGGACTCTCATTAGTCTTTCGGGCACTGCAGATTGCAGCCGTTCGGATCGCCCATGTCGCCGCGTTTGCGCGCTTCCGAACGATTGCCGTGCTGATACTTGTCCGATGGCGCGGACGCGGCGAACGGCATCTGCGGATGCTCGTTGATGCGGAATTCGTCATTCAGGATGCCGCCTGGCACGCCAGGCGAGTTTTGCGCGAAAGCGACGGAGACGGTGGCACAGAGCACACCAGCCGCGGCAGCGGCGGCACATGCATGGAGAAGAGCTTTCATGTCGGTTCAGCGCGGCTTGGCGCGCGGTTCAAGCGGAAGTGAAGGCAAGAGAGTAGCCGAAACCGGCGCGCCGTGCAGCGGCGCGCGTCGGGCACTACTGTTTAAATGGTTACAGGCGCTTACGTCGGCGCTACGCAAGCGTGCCGCCGAGCCCCTCCTCCAGATCGACGATCCTGCCGCAGTCGCGCGGATCGTAGCCGTCGAGCTGCTCGACGCTATGGTGAAACGCACTGCTGCGCAACAGTCCGATCACCGTCGCGAGCGGCGCGCGCGAGAGGTGCGCGCGATCGCACGCGAAGTAATAGTCCTCGTCGACGATCGGGATGAATTCGAGCCCGAAATGATGCGCGGCCGGCTTCACGCCGATGCCCACGTCCGCCATGCCGCTCGCGACAAACGCCGCGATCGCCGAGTGCGTCAGCTCGGTCGACGCATAGCCGTTGACCCGATCCGGGTCCACGCCGATCTTTCGCAGCGCAAGATCGATCAGCATCCGCGTGCCCGAGCCCGGCTGGCGGTTGACGAAACGGATGTCATTGCGCGCAAGATCGCCGAGTCCGCCGATCCGCTTCGGATTGCCCTTGCCGATGAAG from Paraburkholderia sp. HP33-1 includes the following:
- the hisC gene encoding histidinol-phosphate transaminase, producing the protein MTASFGPSYVRAIAPYIAGKPISEVAREFGLEEASIVKLASNENPLGMPESAQRAMAQAIAGLGRYPDSNGFELKAALAARYGVPAEWITLGNGSNDILELAAHAFVEKGQAVVFSQYSFAVYALATQGVGARAIVVPAVRYGHDLAAMLAAIDDDTRLVFVANPNNPTGTFVDGPSLEAFLDKVPGHVVVVLDEAYTEYLSADKRYDSIDWVRRYPNLLVSRTFSKAFGLAGLRIGFAIAQPGLTDLLNRLRQPFNVNTLAQAAAIAALSDNAFLEKSAALNAQGYKLLTEAFDKLGLEYVPSAGNFVLVRVGGDDKAGARVNLALLKQAVIVRPVGNYGLPQWLRITIGLPEENEAFLAALEKTLAEPAAA
- the pheA gene encoding prephenate dehydratase → MDDELNTRLKPLRDRIDALDAQLIALLNQRASVALEVGEVKKHFNAPVFRPEREMQVIARLQEMSAGPLSDEHIGAIWREIMAASRALEKTIKAAYLGPVGTYTEQAMHEYFGQSIEGLPCPSIDEVFRSVEAGAADYGVVPVENSTEGAVSRTLDLLLQTQLTIGGELALPIHHNLLTQNGLAGVTRVCAHAQALAQCQRWLSTNAPHLERQAVSSNAEAARMAAEDPTVAAIAGDRAAIHYGLQVTNALIQDDPHNRTRFVMIGKEPTGPSGYDQTSLIASVANEPGAMVKLLEPLARHGVSMTRFESRPARIGTWEYYFYIDVEGHRDDPAVAAALAGLGEKAAFLKILGSYPRAR
- the serC gene encoding 3-phosphoserine/phosphohydroxythreonine transaminase, which produces MRVFNFSAGPAAMPEEVLRQAADEMLNWQGSGMSVMEMSHRGKEFMSIHEEALTDLRELLRVPASHRILFLQGGGLGENAIVPMNLLGSKPRADFVVTGSWSQKSFKEAEKYGSVHLAATGKTAEGFTRAPARSEWQLSDDPAYVHLCTNETIHGVETFEIPDLGDIPLVADASSHILSRPMDIAKYGVLFGGAQKNIGMAGVTVVIVREDMLDRAMPICPSAFEWKTVAENNSMYNTPPTYAIYIAGLVFKWLKKQGGLVAMEARNLEKAKLLYDTIDSSSFYLNKVERGSRSRMNVPFFLADESRNEDFLSGAKARGLVQLKGHKSVGGMRASIYNAVPLEGVKALVEYMKEFEQRSA
- a CDS encoding DUF2059 domain-containing protein, translated to MQKRFKQLMLLAAIVPTFAMAQALQNQAPAAPAAAAAPVDPAKQAAIKDLLDAIDAQKLVGAIGNSAQMQAKQLVPAILSDALTENKTMTDKQKQAAVPTLQKNSVPKLVDSAGQVFATDSFRQDAMQAQYDAYAKYYSTSEIKDLTTFYKSPTGRKFIQVQDQVGRDVVNSLMQKYMPESIKATRDQADKEVASVKPAAK
- the gyrA gene encoding DNA gyrase subunit A — translated: MDQFAKETLPISLEEEMRRSYLDYAMSVIVGRALPDVRDGLKPVHRRVLYAMHELNNDWNRAYKKSARIVGDVIGKYHPHGDTAVYDTIVRMAQDFSLRYMLVDGQGNFGSVDGDNAAAMRYTEIRMAKIGHELLADIDKETVDFVPNYDGSENEPAILPARIPNLLINGSSGIAVGMATNIPPHNLNEVVDACQHLLKNPEATIDELIEIIPAPDFPTAGIIYGVAGVRDGYRTGRGRVVMRALTHFEEIDRGQRMAIIVDELPYQVNKRSLLERIAELVNEKKLEGISDIRDESDKSGMRVVIELKRGEVPEVVLNNLYKATQLQDTFGMNMVALVDGQPKLLNLKEMLTCFLSHRREVLTRRTVFELRKARERGHVLEGLAVALANIDEFIALIKAAPTPPIAKQELMARAWDSSLVREMLSRAETENATAGGREAYRPEGLNPSFGMQADGLYRLSDTQAQEILQMRLQRLTGLEQDKIIGEYRDVMAQIADLLDILARPERISAIIVDELTSIKAEFGDARRSKIELNATELNTEDLITPQEMVVTMSHAGYVKSQPLSEYRAQKRGGRGKQATSMKEDDWIDTLFIANTHDHILCFSNRGRVYWVKVYEVPQGSRNSRGRPIVNMFPLQEGEKITVVLPVKEFSADKFVFMATALGTVKKTPLEAFSRPLRKGIIAVGLDEGDYLIGAAITDGQHDVMLFSDSGKAVRFDENDVRPMGREARGVRGMQLEDSQNVIALLVAGDEQQSVLTATENGFGKRTPITEYTRHGRGTKGMIAIQTSERNGKVVAATLVDPEAQIMLITTTGVLIRTRVSEIREMGRATQGVTLISLDEGTKLSGLQQVAEAEGESESDSDGSAEGDNGGESGGAA
- the ompA gene encoding outer membrane protein OmpA is translated as MNKLSKLAFIAATAVMAASAMAQSVPASRQATNDNWVNGTGEYVWMNGTNELCWRDAFWTPATANAKCDGALVAQAPTPPAPVPPAPAITSQKITYQADALFDFDKAILKPAGKERLSELASKIQGINLEVVVATGHTDRIGSDAYNDRLSLRRAQAVKAFLVSQGVEANRIYTEGKGRRNPVTTGCNQKNRKQLIACLAPDRRVEVEVVGTPKQ
- the ubiG gene encoding bifunctional 2-polyprenyl-6-hydroxyphenol methylase/3-demethylubiquinol 3-O-methyltransferase UbiG; protein product: MTNADPHELQKFSDLAHRWWDPNAEFKPLHELNPIRLSWIDAHAHLAGKKVLDIGCGGGILSESMAGLGAHVKGIDLSTQALGVADLHSLESGVSVDYEEIAAEALAAREPGTYDVITCMEMLEHVPQPAAIVEACKNLVKPGGWVFFSTLNRNVKSYLFAVIGAEYIARMLPKGTHDYARFIRPSELAGFVRVAGLRTDDIKGIVYNPLSKHFTLSSDTSVNYLLACRRDA
- the gph gene encoding phosphoglycolate phosphatase (PGP is an essential enzyme in the glycolate salvage pathway in higher organisms (photorespiration in plants). Phosphoglycolate results from the oxidase activity of RubisCO in the Calvin cycle when concentrations of carbon dioxide are low relative to oxygen. This enzyme is a member of the Haloacid Dehalogenase (HAD) superfamily of aspartate-nucleophile hydrolase enzymes (PF00702).), producing MSDPTPLPQREDNDNLLGFCLAVLFDLDGTLADTAPDLAAAVNKMRHDRGLEMVPLEKLRPLASAGARGLICGAFGIGPDHHEFASMREEFLANYEADLCIETTLFPGIAEVLDELDARGVRWGIVTNKVARLTEPLVAQLGLEERAGCVVSGDTTPHSKPHPAPLLHAARELDVAPERVVYIGDDLRDVQAGFAAGMKTVAAAYGYCGNDIPPTRWHAQHVVQSPAELQTLLRDIS
- a CDS encoding COG4315 family predicted lipoprotein, with the translated sequence MRKTIVLLAPLVFAALHASAFADPPKLSGGRIVAADGMTLYTFDKDTTPGVSACTGDCMSNWPAATASPTDKPSGDWTLIPSADGKQQWAYKGHPLYHYAADKQAGDAKGDGFKEIWHIAKP